A segment of the Candidatus Zixiibacteriota bacterium genome:
TGACTGTGACGTCCACAGCGAATAGCCGAATTCGGTCGATGAGAACTGCCCTGCCCCACCGTGGGTCGAAAAGTAGACCACACCCTCTCCGCCGATCTGTTTGAGACCGTTGACCGAAGCATCCCGTGTCTTGATATCGTAGCCGTTGCTGGTCAACATCCCCTCGATGACCCCGTTGACTGGGGCGAATCCTGGCCCCAGGGTCAGAAGCGACGCTACGTCGCCCGAGGCGGGCAGCCCGGACGGAGCCGTTCTCTTGCCCAGCCTGCCGATCAGCGTGGAGCGGTCGGTGACCGTCTCGAGCTTCTCCTGAAGAGGTGAGATCCTTGGTGGTGTCTCGGCCTGAGCAAGCAACTTCGCCGCTCGCTCGCTGCTTGCGGGTGCGCGATTGTCGACCCCTATGTACAGCACACCATCCGTGAATCGGCCCCACACGGAGCCGGTGCCCGAATCTATCCCCGCCGCTTCGATCAAGGGGTCCGACTGCAAGTATGTCATGAGATCCTGTCGAAACGACCCGCTCTGCGACAATAGCGAATCGAAGACGACCTGGAGCCGGTCCAGTGCGGCCAGGCGCGCGGAGTCCGAGATTGCACCCCCGCTACCGCACGCTGGTGGCGGCGCCGCCTGGAAAAACAGGTAATCGATCAACGACACTAAGTCGCTGATGTCGATCGTACCGCTCGGGTCGGCATCAACGTTGGCCGCCGAATCGCAGCACATGGGTTCCGAGGTGAAATTGTACAGAAAATCGATCAGTCGCACTAAATCGGAGATGTCAACGGCATCGCCGGGGTCGCAATCGCAGTTGCCGCGAACTGTGCAGCAATTACTCTGAGCGCCGGCCGGACCAGCCGCGAGCAATAGGAGGACCGTCACGGCAATCGTGATCACCGAGCCGATACGCCTGGTCCGACCACTGACGAGCACCCACAGATCCGAAAGGACCGTTTGCATGTTGCCTCTGCTGAATGAAGATTTCGACTCTCGTTAGTCGTGGACACTCGCCATCGTTCCTTAGGGATCCACGACACCCCGGACCGGTCGACTCAGTATACTAAATGGCAGGCCAGAAAACAAGTCTAAAATGGACCGATATTGTCATGCCTCTCACCACCCCGTCATTGCGAGTCGCTTCGACGAAGCAATCTCTACCCGGCTAGTGGCGCACAGCCGCCGGCCTGAACGCAGTCGAAGGCTTGCTGCGCGAAATCTCGTACGTTGATCCAACGTCTATCTCGCATCCAATAAACGGCACACGTCTGCGTGTGCCGCCAGTCGCCCCCCGCCGGCAGGTCGGGTTCCGAGGCCGCCGAGAAATCTGGCACCGGAGTTGACCCCTGCCAATGACGAAGTTGTGGTCGTTCACCAACCCTTGTCCCAGAACAAGAGGCGGACTATAGTATCCGGCAGACTCCTCATATACTCGATGATGTGTGCGGCCGTGTAATCCTGCGGCACCAGAAAATTGACCAGAATAAGCGGCAAGATCCAGTGCCGGTACTTTGTGTCAGTCGACTGAAACAGATGAACCAGTGCGATCATGACCGTCATGAACGCCATCGTCCAGAGCCGCGACGAATCCCAGGCGATCAGCAGTTGCGCAGCACTGCATACGAGCAGAATGATAAGCGCGGCCAGGTCCGCCGTTTTCTTCTGACGCCATAGATACACAGCGGCCACCACCGGCACGGCCCAGAGCAGCTTGAACACAGTTGTGAATCCCAGCAGGCTGTGCAGGGATGATCTCCGGAAATAGAAAAGGGGATCGCTGCGGAGCGGTTCAAGGTAATAGGCGGCATCGAATCCGATCTTCATATGGCTCGACTGCCACGCGCGTACCTGCCAGACTATCAGGCCGACCATCGCCACCGCCACGAGATCAAGTGACAACCGCCGCACGGGCGAATGATGCCCTTCACATCGGATAAATAGAAACCAGGGGATGAGAAAGACGATCGACTCCCTATTGAACACGCCGAGCACGAACAGTATCCAGAACAGCCACGGCTTCCGCCGCCACCACCACATGAAGAAGATGATGACATAGGTCAGTGCGTCGCAGAAGCCGCTGTAATAGATGGTCGTGAGTGTCACCAGCGAGAAGGCGATAATCGACGATGCGATCAGGGCATCGGCCGGACGCGGCGACAGGCGGCGGTAGCACCAGTAAACCGCCATGATGAAGAGCGCCGCAATGATCAGATTGGTTACCACCACCAGCCCCCCGCGCAATCCTACCAGATAACTCAATAGCGGCGTCAGAAAGCGAAACCCCACCTTGTTGGGCGCACCAGTACCGAACGGATGACGGGCCAGTTCGGCGTAGTGGTGCCCCAGGCCGGTGGCGGTCTGGTAGCCGGGTCGCACGTAGATACAGGCCACGAGAAACAGCCCCAGCCCGATAAGAACGGCGGTCGGTTTTAGTCCAAACCGGGCCTCCAATCGTGTGAGGCGGATATCAAGGTAATCGTACATAGGCAAAGCACGCGCAGGATGCCAATCTGTGGACCGCCTGCTGCCAAGGGCAAGCAGTTTTTCGCCCGCCTCGAACGTCGCGCTAAGCGGAGTCGAAGCGCGTGACGCCGGTTACCGTTGACCCCTCAGTAGCTGTACTCCCCAATTATCTCATAATGCTGTGAGCGCTCATCGAAACGGTCCAGCACCGCCCGCGCCTTGGGCGGCACGTGCGCCCGCTCGTAGTCCTCGCCGACGAATCTCTTGACGGATTCAAGCGAATCGAAGCGCATTATCGTGATGAACTCCACCTCATCGGCCAGCGGGCGGCGCAGCACTTGTATGTTGCGGTAGCCGGGGATGTTCATGGCGGCGATACCAGGGAGAACTTCGGTTTTCAGCAGCTTCTCGTAGTTGTCGGCATTCTCTTTTGATGTCCAGCCGTGCCAGATTCTGGCGATCATCTAGTCCTCCTTGCCATCGACTAATGCGTGTATTGTACGATACAAAATCCGCGCGCAGGCGGCAACCGGCATCATAGGTGGTGTCGGGTGTCCCCGCCCGACACCTGGATGCAAACGTGGACCGTCAGGCGGGGACGCCTGACGGCACGACAATGGTTCCCACTGCAAGTAAGGACCTATAGGGCAGAACCGTTTCTGGTTCTGCCGTTACGTGGGTCTGGCGGAACCAGAAGCGGTTCCGCCCTACGGCAACTGCAACAGTGCCCACCGCAAGGGGACTGTTGAAAAAGTGGCGGGTCACACGGCCGCACTTCAATGCCAGTATGCTGTATCATCGTCGCACTGAGCGAAGTCGAAGTGCGGCGATGATATAACGTGCGGCCGCAAGACCCGCCACAACAGACAGTACCCCTACCCCTCTCCCACGAGAGAGGGTGTCGCGAAGCGACGGGTGAGGGGGCACAAATAGGGCTTGACAGGAGGGAGCGGGCAATCACAGATTATGTGTATCCATATTGTCGAATACGCCGGGCGGCGGGTGAAACCGTGGCCGGCGCCGAGTGGTCTTTTCCATTTTATCCGAGTCGGAGGTATCATGCAACGAGTCGTTTTTCTACTGTACGGCGTGGTTTGCTATCTGGTGTTCCTGGTGTCGTTTGTGTACGCGATTGGATTTGTCGGGAATCTGGTGGTTCCGAAATCGATCGATTCCGGTCTGCCGGGGCCAGTGGCAAGTGCACTTGTGATCAATGCGCTGTTGCTCGGGCTGTTTGCCGTCCAGCACAGCGTGATGGCCCGTCACGGCTTCAAAAAGGTCTGGACGAAGGTCATTCCCAACCCGATTGAGCGGAGCACTTATGTACTCCTGTCCAGTCTGATTTTGATCCTGATGTACTGGCAGTGGCGGCCGATGCCTGATTCGGTCTGGCAGATTTCCAACGTCGCCGGACGGACAGTCTTACAGGCGTTGTGCTGGATCGGCTGGCTAATCGTATTGGTCAGCACATTCATCATCAACCACTTCGATCTGTTTGGTTTGCGGCAGGTCGTGTATCACGCGCAGCGGAAAGAGTTGACACCGCTCCCGTTCACTAAGAGAGGACTGTACAAACTTCTGAGGCACCCGATCATGCTCGGGTTCATCATCGCGTTCTGGTCAACCCCGGATATGTCATTGGGCCATCTCATATTTGCGATCGCGACGACCGGTTATATCATCGTCGGAATCCTGCTGGAAGAACGGGATATGGTGGTGTATCACGGGAAGGCCTATGAAGCGTATCGCCGGGAAGTGCCGATGCTGGTTCCGGGGACGAAGATGCGGCCGGGCGGTGGCAACATCCAGCCGACAGGTGATGAGGCCTGACAACAGTGCAAGGCAGTTCCGCAGTCATTGTGGGGAGACTCCGCCGAAGGCGGAGTCGACGTGACAATCTTGTGTGGGTGCGACGGCCTGATGGATCGAGTGGTGCAGGAACGCACGTGACAGATTCCTCGTCGCGGCGCGAAGCGCACCGCTTCTCGGAATGACGTTGCTGCGGTTTGCCCGGAATTCATCGCCCGCTGGACGCACTGCGGGATTGAGAGGTTGTCATTCCCGCGCACGCGGGAATCCAGAGCGTAGTCATTGTGAGGCGATCTGTAGGGTAGAACCGTTTCTGGTTCTGCCATTGCGTGGGTCTGGCGGAACCAGTAAGCGGTTCGCCCTACGGCGACTAATCCATCAGGGATGTTTCAGGTCTGTACCATCCGAGCTTGATGGCGCTGCTATGCCATCGGGAATTCTTTCTCCACCTTATTGGAAATACTGACAAGTAGTGGAACCATCGCGACGCCTCCGCCTAGCGCTGCCACAGACAGAAGCAAGTGCTGAGATGTCACATAGAAATAGACCGCCATGAGTACGAATGCGGCCATCGCAGTGCCCGGCGCTACGAGGCGCACTGCTGGCCAAAGGGTAGGTTTGGCTTTGGCAGCCAGATCGCCGCATTGATTGGTCAACTGCTCAATTTTTCGCTTGAATTTCCAGACCTGCCATAAGAACA
Coding sequences within it:
- the mddA gene encoding methanethiol S-methyltransferase, whose protein sequence is MQRVVFLLYGVVCYLVFLVSFVYAIGFVGNLVVPKSIDSGLPGPVASALVINALLLGLFAVQHSVMARHGFKKVWTKVIPNPIERSTYVLLSSLILILMYWQWRPMPDSVWQISNVAGRTVLQALCWIGWLIVLVSTFIINHFDLFGLRQVVYHAQRKELTPLPFTKRGLYKLLRHPIMLGFIIAFWSTPDMSLGHLIFAIATTGYIIVGILLEERDMVVYHGKAYEAYRREVPMLVPGTKMRPGGGNIQPTGDEA
- a CDS encoding antibiotic biosynthesis monooxygenase, translating into MIARIWHGWTSKENADNYEKLLKTEVLPGIAAMNIPGYRNIQVLRRPLADEVEFITIMRFDSLESVKRFVGEDYERAHVPPKARAVLDRFDERSQHYEIIGEYSY